One genomic window of Halogeometricum sp. S3BR5-2 includes the following:
- a CDS encoding archease encodes MSFELRDHTADVAVAASAPSLSDLFAAVADGLAAAGCEEIPDAGGERFPIEVRAEGVEALLFDYLDQLVYERDVRAVLPVDNEAEVRSEGEEWTLSGSARGVHLADVDAREVKAVTYSEMRVAETDDGWEAYVVFDV; translated from the coding sequence ATGAGCTTCGAACTCCGCGACCACACCGCCGACGTGGCCGTCGCCGCGTCCGCACCGTCGCTGTCGGACCTGTTCGCCGCCGTCGCCGACGGCCTCGCCGCCGCCGGGTGCGAGGAGATTCCGGATGCCGGCGGGGAGCGCTTTCCGATAGAAGTGCGCGCCGAGGGCGTCGAGGCCCTCCTGTTCGACTACCTCGACCAACTGGTGTACGAACGCGACGTGCGCGCGGTCCTCCCCGTCGACAACGAGGCCGAAGTGAGAAGCGAGGGCGAGGAGTGGACGCTCTCGGGGTCCGCGCGCGGCGTCCACCTCGCGGACGTGGACGCCCGAGAGGTGAAGGCCGTGACGTACTCGGAGATGCGCGTCGCGGAGACGGACGACGGCTGGGAGGCGTACGTCGTCTTCGACGTGTAG
- a CDS encoding RtcB family protein: MGYDINCLSGDSEVLLEFGRRRPIRELWRDFEEQRAVVAADEDARSRIRLFTEEGDKTVYEVRTNAGDEIEATADHPFSTPEGMRTLDSLEVGETVRTRPFVGLPDEDPPEFVVLDEDDFAGEDPQLVRGLKDRGLLPLKSTDDAFNRLLKLVGFHTGDGSFSGNQSWFYGSPEDLESIRADIEAVGYTASRIYERDREHEIDGNRFERTEYSTRGSAKGFKQLLVRLGAPDGRKTESAFTVPDYLDRLADWQKALYFSAFFGAEMSAPAAMAAKNLYCPSVSHNRVADLEEHGEAFVRGLMRHLNELGVRTNALEEVERTETTAGETVRFRFGVQNDSENLVRFFSRIGYRYNRQKAKRAALATAYLRRKERVIEERARIAEEARALADGGVAPKEIKARFDVNERFVERSLYGGREGRPRPPADFPDYEAFCSQRTVRDDLTVEAEIETIREKGRKTVYDIGVTHDAHNFVANGFVVSNCGVRMMKTNLTYAELEGKEEELVDSLFANVPSGLGGGGIVQGDVDAVEGVLDRGVDWALEHGHAVEDDLAHCEDEGRRPDADSDAVSQKAKDRGKNQLGSLGSGNHFLEVQRVTDVFREDVAGEFGLEEDQIVVLIHCGSRGLGHQVCSDYLRKIEKEHGDLLESLPDKELAAAPAGSRLAEEYYGAMCAAINFAWVNRQLIMHRTRRVFERVFGRDWEAMEMDLLYDVAHNIAKKEVHDVGGEERELYVHRKGATRAFPAGRPELPSAYRDVGQPVIIPGSMGAGSYVLRGGERSLEQTFGSTAHGAGRTMSRTQAKQEYWGETVRDELRDQQKIYVKAQSGATVAEEAPGVYKDVDEVVRVSDELGIGDKVARTFPVCNIKG; encoded by the coding sequence GTGGGCTACGACATCAACTGCCTTTCGGGCGACTCGGAGGTGCTCTTGGAGTTCGGTCGCCGCCGTCCGATCCGGGAGTTGTGGCGGGACTTCGAGGAGCAACGAGCCGTCGTCGCCGCCGACGAGGACGCTCGCTCTCGGATTCGGCTGTTCACCGAGGAGGGAGACAAGACCGTCTACGAGGTGCGGACGAACGCGGGCGACGAGATAGAGGCGACGGCCGACCATCCGTTCTCGACGCCCGAGGGGATGCGGACGCTCGACTCACTCGAAGTCGGGGAGACGGTACGCACTCGCCCGTTCGTCGGACTGCCGGACGAGGACCCGCCGGAGTTCGTCGTTCTCGACGAGGACGACTTCGCGGGCGAGGACCCGCAACTCGTTCGCGGGCTGAAAGACCGCGGTCTGTTGCCCCTGAAGTCGACCGACGACGCGTTCAATCGCCTCCTGAAGCTGGTCGGGTTCCATACGGGCGACGGGTCGTTCAGCGGCAATCAGTCCTGGTTCTACGGGTCTCCCGAGGACCTCGAATCGATTCGAGCGGACATCGAAGCGGTCGGCTACACCGCCTCGAGAATCTACGAACGGGACCGCGAACACGAGATAGACGGGAATCGGTTCGAGCGAACCGAGTACAGCACTCGCGGGTCAGCGAAGGGATTCAAACAGTTGCTCGTCCGCCTCGGTGCGCCCGACGGGCGAAAGACGGAATCGGCGTTCACCGTCCCCGACTATCTCGACAGGCTCGCAGACTGGCAGAAGGCGCTCTACTTTTCGGCGTTCTTCGGCGCGGAGATGAGCGCGCCGGCCGCGATGGCGGCGAAGAACCTGTACTGCCCGTCGGTCTCTCACAATCGGGTCGCCGACCTCGAAGAGCACGGCGAAGCGTTCGTGCGGGGGTTGATGCGTCACCTGAACGAACTCGGCGTCCGGACGAACGCGCTGGAGGAGGTCGAGCGAACCGAGACGACGGCCGGCGAGACCGTTCGGTTCCGGTTCGGCGTTCAGAACGACTCCGAGAACCTCGTTCGGTTCTTCAGCCGCATCGGGTACCGATACAATCGACAGAAGGCGAAACGCGCGGCGCTGGCGACGGCGTACCTCCGACGGAAAGAACGCGTCATCGAAGAGCGAGCGCGAATCGCAGAGGAAGCCCGCGCGTTGGCCGACGGCGGCGTCGCACCGAAAGAGATCAAAGCGCGGTTCGACGTGAACGAGCGATTCGTCGAACGGAGTCTGTACGGCGGGCGTGAGGGGCGTCCGCGACCCCCAGCTGACTTCCCCGACTACGAAGCGTTCTGTTCGCAGCGAACCGTTCGAGACGACCTGACGGTCGAAGCCGAAATCGAGACCATCCGGGAGAAGGGTCGGAAAACGGTGTACGATATCGGCGTCACACACGACGCTCACAACTTCGTCGCCAACGGATTCGTCGTCTCCAACTGCGGCGTGAGAATGATGAAGACGAACCTCACGTACGCCGAGTTGGAGGGGAAGGAGGAGGAACTCGTCGACTCGTTGTTCGCCAACGTCCCCTCGGGTCTCGGCGGCGGCGGCATCGTGCAGGGCGACGTGGACGCCGTCGAGGGCGTCCTCGACCGCGGCGTGGACTGGGCGTTGGAGCACGGCCACGCCGTCGAGGACGACTTGGCCCACTGCGAGGACGAGGGCCGACGACCGGACGCCGACTCCGACGCCGTCTCGCAGAAGGCCAAGGACAGGGGGAAGAACCAACTCGGCAGCCTCGGGTCGGGCAACCACTTCCTCGAAGTCCAGCGCGTGACCGACGTCTTCCGGGAGGACGTGGCGGGCGAGTTCGGTCTGGAGGAAGACCAGATAGTCGTGCTCATCCACTGCGGGTCGCGGGGACTGGGCCACCAGGTGTGCTCGGACTACCTGCGGAAGATAGAGAAGGAGCACGGGGACCTCTTGGAATCGCTCCCGGACAAGGAACTGGCCGCCGCGCCGGCCGGGTCCCGACTCGCGGAGGAGTACTACGGCGCGATGTGCGCCGCCATCAACTTCGCGTGGGTGAACCGCCAACTCATCATGCACCGGACGCGGCGGGTGTTCGAGCGGGTGTTCGGCCGCGACTGGGAGGCGATGGAGATGGACCTGCTGTACGACGTGGCGCACAACATCGCCAAGAAGGAGGTGCACGACGTGGGGGGCGAGGAGCGCGAACTGTACGTCCACCGGAAGGGGGCGACGCGCGCGTTCCCGGCCGGGCGACCGGAACTCCCCTCGGCGTACCGCGACGTGGGCCAACCCGTCATCATCCCGGGGAGCATGGGCGCCGGGAGCTACGTCCTGCGCGGCGGCGAGCGCTCCTTGGAGCAGACGTTCGGGTCGACGGCGCACGGCGCGGGCCGGACGATGAGTCGGACGCAGGCCAAACAGGAGTACTGGGGCGAGACGGTGCGGGACGAACTCCGCGACCAGCAGAAGATATACGTCAAGGCGCAGTCGGGCGCCACCGTCGCGGAGGAGGCGCCGGGCGTCTACAAGGACGTGGACGAGGTGGTGCGCGTCTCGGACGAACTCGGAATCGGGGACAAGGTGGCCCGGACGTTCCCGGTGTGCAACATCAAGGGCTGA
- a CDS encoding HAD family hydrolase — MSNETGPLGLSAEYDAVVWDLDGTLVHLAVNWDAVAAEAEETFRAAGVDAGGMDLWAMLDLADEHGMRDDVEAVVADHERDGARRSARLASADRVGAFDREGVCSLNCEDACRLALDAHDLTAGVDAVVGRDTVATRKPDPEPLLETLRRIDADPADAVFVGDSRRDEVTAERANVAFRYVDGGPSEV, encoded by the coding sequence ATGTCGAACGAAACGGGACCGCTCGGACTCTCGGCGGAGTACGACGCGGTCGTCTGGGACCTCGACGGAACGCTCGTCCACCTCGCCGTGAACTGGGACGCCGTCGCCGCGGAGGCGGAAGAGACCTTCCGGGCGGCGGGCGTCGACGCCGGCGGGATGGACCTGTGGGCGATGCTCGACCTCGCGGACGAACACGGGATGCGGGACGACGTCGAGGCGGTCGTCGCCGACCACGAACGCGACGGGGCGCGGCGCTCGGCGCGCCTCGCGTCGGCCGACCGAGTCGGCGCGTTCGACCGGGAGGGCGTCTGCTCGCTCAACTGCGAGGACGCCTGTCGCCTCGCCCTCGACGCGCACGACCTGACGGCGGGCGTCGACGCCGTCGTCGGCCGCGACACCGTGGCGACGCGGAAGCCCGACCCCGAACCGCTCTTGGAGACGCTCCGACGGATAGACGCCGACCCCGCGGACGCCGTGTTCGTCGGCGACTCGCGGCGCGACGAGGTGACCGCCGAACGGGCGAACGTCGCCTTCCGCTACGTCGACGGCGGGCCGTCCGAGGTCTGA